The Coraliomargarita parva region GTTGGATGGCATATCCGTGCCGAGGGTCTGATATAATGTCGCTGCCATAATAAATACCCACTGTTTCGAGCTTCGGCTTGGCGTCGGCGACAAAAGTGCCGACGCCTTTATGGCGAACAAGTAAGCCTTCCTTCACCAGTGGCGTGAGCGCTCGGTGTATCGTGAAGTAGTTGGACTCCCAGAGCTGGGCGATCTCCTGCATCGACGGAAGCGCCGCACCAGCTTGGAGTCTTGTTTGGAGTATCTGTTCCCGTAGATGGTCCCTGATGGCATGTTCCTTGGGGATTTTCTTTAGTTGTGCCTTACTGGGACGCAGTTTGGAGACAATCGATTCGGACATCTTGCTGGATATATGCTCTTAATCGTAAGAATATACAATATATATTGCAGCGAAAGCCGAGCTGCTGATCAGTCGATTAGGAAAAATGATTCCGGATCAGCGAGAGGATCCGCTCACTATTGTCGCCACGATTCAGGTAGTTCTTGGTGAGCGCGACGGCGAGTTTCCGGTTTGGATCCGCCATGCCGAGGGAGCCGCCATAGCCGCCGTGGCTGAAGGTCCGGGCTTTGCCGGGTTGATTCCATTCCTCACGGGTGCCATAGCCCAAGCTGAAGGGGGCAGGGATCCCAATAAGATGGGGGAAGTCGGGGCGCTCGGTGGCGAGCTTGATCCGCGAGTCCGGCAGTAGTTGCACGCCGTCCACGCCTCCAGGCAAGAGGCTGGCGTAGTGCTTTGCCAGGGCTTTGGCCGTCATGACGCCGGAAGTGGCCGGAATTGAGGCGGCCTGCATCTCCGGGCGGTTCATCATTGCGTGGAGCGGCCGGACGTACATCGGGATCGCTTCCAGTTGCGCGTCGTGGGGCGGGTCGAATGCATCTTCGTGGATGTCCTCATACAAGGTGGCGACACGGGGACGCTCGGACTCCGGCATGCCGATATAGAGGTTACGAATGTCGAGTGGCTCGCAGATTTCCTTGGCCACGAGCTCGCGAAAGCTGAGTCCGGATACGAGGCAGGCAATATTGCCGACGAGCCAACCGAAAGTGATGGCATGGTATTCGGTGCGCTCACCAGGCGCATGCTTGGCGGGCATCCCCGCGATGTAGTCGCAGGCGGCATCCCAGTCGGCCGCCATCTTGAGATCGGCCGTCTCAGGCATGGCCCAGAGTCCGGCGGTGTGGGTGAGGGCGTGGCGCACGCGGATGTTACCTTTACCGTTGGCTGAAAAACCCGGCCAGTATTCTGCGATTGGCGTTTCGTAGTCCACCAAGCCGCGTTCAGCCAAGCGGTGCAGTATCGTGCTGGTGATGCCCTTGCTGCAGGAGAAGACCGGGAAAAGTGTTTCACTGGTGACCGGGGACTTGTGGCCCGCTTCCATATAGCCGGCAAAGGCATCCACGACGCATGCCCCCTTGTGGTAGACGACGACTTGTAGGCCGTGTTCTTGTGTGGAGGCGACGAGCTCGTTCAGCAGGTCTTGGATTTTTGTTTGCAAGTCCATGGGCCGCTGTATCCAAGCAGAAATCTGGAGGCCGGGGCAATGGCAATTCTGTGAGGCGGTCTTAGAAATTGAGTCATGGCGCGCTGGAACCCCTCCGTCCCGGACAAGCCGGGACACCTCCCCTTGAAAAGAGGAGGAACTTTTCTTACATCTCCATACAGCTGCTCGAGGCAATCCTAGCTCTTCTCTTCGTTGAAGGCAGGGGGCTGCAAAAGCGGTGGAGGGGGTGCAGTCCGAAGATACCGGCCTCATGCCGCTTCTTCCCGCGAATCGCTTATCAGCCAATAAAAAACGCCGCTCGGTTGAGCGGCGTTTTGTCGTGAAGCGTATGTGCTTAGAGTCGTGTCATTGTCAGGCCTCCGTCGACCATGATGACTTGCCCGGTGGAGTAGGCGAACTTGGCGGTTGCCAGAGAGCCGACTGCCTTGCCTATGTCCTCGGGGAAGCCCCAGCGCTTGGTCACGCAGAGGCCGTCTTCGATGAGGGCGTCGTACTTCGCGGTCACGCCGCTGGTCATGTCGGTCTTGATCACACCGGGACGGATTTCATACACCGGAATGCCGAACTCGCCGAGGCGGGCGGCGAAGAGCTGGCTCATCATGGCGATGCCTGCCTTGGAGATGCAGTATTCGCCGCGGTTGACGGAGACAACGGTGGCCGAGATGGAGCCGACGTTGATGATGGCAAAGAAGTCGTCCGGTGCGGATGCCTTCTGTTCGATCATCCAGTTGGCGGCCGCTTGTGAGAGGAAGTAAGGTCCCTTCACATTGGTGCCGACCACGTAGTCGAAACTTTCCTCGGTGGCTTCAAGGATGTCCTTGCGTTCCTTGGGCGCCACACCGGCGTTGTTCACCAATACGTTGAGCTTGCCGTAGTGCCCCTTGATCTTGTCGAGCATGGCGGCACGTGCGTCGGCGGAACCGATGTCACCCTGGCAGTAGAGCACATCCGCGCCCAGGGCCTTGAGTGCTTCGATCGCTTCGCTGACTGCGGACTCGTCGCGCATGCCGTTGATGGCGATGTCGAAGCCCAGTTTGGCCAGCTCGGAGGCGCAGCCGAAGCCGATACCCCGGGAACCGCCGGTGACGAGTGCGACAGGTTTGTTTGCAGTTGTCATAAGTTTAAAGGTTTGGCCGCAAAGAGGCGCAAAAGACACAGAACTGATACGGTCGTGTTTTGTGAATTTTGCGCCTTTTCGCGGCTAATTAAACTAGGCCTTCAGTTCCGGTAGATCGAGCCACTTGCGTTCGTCGGAGCTCTTGATGCCGTATTCGGCGAGCTGCACGCCCTTGGCACCTTCGAGGAGGTTCCAGCGGAACGGTTCGTCGAGCACGACGTGGCGGAGGAAGAGTTCCCACTGGATCTTGAAGGCGTTGTCGTAGGTTTCCTGTTCCGGAACCTTCTGCCAGCCGTCGAAGAAGTCGATGGGTTGCTTGATATCCGGATTCCAGACCGGGCGCGGTGTGTTGCCGTAGTG contains the following coding sequences:
- a CDS encoding serine hydrolase domain-containing protein; the encoded protein is MDLQTKIQDLLNELVASTQEHGLQVVVYHKGACVVDAFAGYMEAGHKSPVTSETLFPVFSCSKGITSTILHRLAERGLVDYETPIAEYWPGFSANGKGNIRVRHALTHTAGLWAMPETADLKMAADWDAACDYIAGMPAKHAPGERTEYHAITFGWLVGNIACLVSGLSFRELVAKEICEPLDIRNLYIGMPESERPRVATLYEDIHEDAFDPPHDAQLEAIPMYVRPLHAMMNRPEMQAASIPATSGVMTAKALAKHYASLLPGGVDGVQLLPDSRIKLATERPDFPHLIGIPAPFSLGYGTREEWNQPGKARTFSHGGYGGSLGMADPNRKLAVALTKNYLNRGDNSERILSLIRNHFS
- a CDS encoding 3-ketoacyl-ACP reductase, which gives rise to MTTANKPVALVTGGSRGIGFGCASELAKLGFDIAINGMRDESAVSEAIEALKALGADVLYCQGDIGSADARAAMLDKIKGHYGKLNVLVNNAGVAPKERKDILEATEESFDYVVGTNVKGPYFLSQAAANWMIEQKASAPDDFFAIINVGSISATVVSVNRGEYCISKAGIAMMSQLFAARLGEFGIPVYEIRPGVIKTDMTSGVTAKYDALIEDGLCVTKRWGFPEDIGKAVGSLATAKFAYSTGQVIMVDGGLTMTRL